Part of the Streptomyces sp. RFCAC02 genome is shown below.
GATGTCGTCGCTCGGCGGGTCGACCAGCGCGGGGAAGCGGTCCTTGAGGGCCGAGACCGTCTCCATCGTCTCGTCCACCGACAGCGTGGTCTGGGAGAGCCAGACGACCTTGCCGGGGTCGCGGACCTCGACGTTCGCGACATCGCCGGGGCCGTCGACGAGCGTGATGTGCTCGGGCGCCTCGCCGCTGGTGCCGATGACCTCCTCGTGGCCGTCGTGGCCGATGAGGAGGATGTCGTAGTCCTCGCGGGCGAACCGGACCGCCTCCTTGTGGACCTTGGTGACCAGCGGGCAGGTCGCGTCGATGGTGGCGAGCCGGCCGCGTTCGGCCTCCCGGTGCACCTCGGGGGCGACGCCGTGCGCGGAGAAGATGACGATCGAGCCCTCGGGCACCTCCGCCGTCTCGTCGACGAAGATCGCGCCCTTCTTCTCCAGCGTGCGGACGACGTACTTGTTGTGCACGATCTCGTGGCGCACGTAGATGGGCGCTCCGTACTGCTCGAGCGCGCGCTCGACGGCGATGACGGCCCGGTCCACGCCCGCGCAGTAGCCCCGGGGCGCGGCGAGCAGGACGCGGCGCTTGGTGTCGGTCGGGTCGGTCGGGACGGTCGAATCGGCCATGTGCCCCATCGTACGGGGGCGTTTCGGGCGGCCGGAACGCGGCGGGGAGCGCGCCGGGGGCGGGCGGGGGTCGCGCGGTGTCCGTTGTCAGTGGCGGGCGTTAGGTTGCGGGCATGGCAGTTACGACGTCCGCCGAGACGCCGATCCCGGTCGGGGACGTGTCGCGGCTCATCGG
Proteins encoded:
- a CDS encoding 4-hydroxy-3-methylbut-2-enyl diphosphate reductase — its product is MADSTVPTDPTDTKRRVLLAAPRGYCAGVDRAVIAVERALEQYGAPIYVRHEIVHNKYVVRTLEKKGAIFVDETAEVPEGSIVIFSAHGVAPEVHREAERGRLATIDATCPLVTKVHKEAVRFAREDYDILLIGHDGHEEVIGTSGEAPEHITLVDGPGDVANVEVRDPGKVVWLSQTTLSVDETMETVSALKDRFPALVDPPSDDICYATQNRQTAIKQVAADADLVLVVGSKNSSNSARMVEVALGAGAAAAYLVDGADEIDEQWLAGVTTVGVSSGASVPEVLVDGVLEWLAARGFGDVEVVQPMQEHIQFSLPKELRRDLRAEAAAKVAGR